The Thermocrinis ruber genome has a window encoding:
- a CDS encoding epoxyqueuosine reductase QueH: protein MKILVHVCCAPDAVYFLKRLREDFPQAEICAFFYDPNIHPYEEYRLRLLETERTCHHLGITLYEGEYDLESWMNAVKGLEEEPERGKRCEVCFDYRLQRSVRFAKEISATHFTTTLLMSPKKDFKTLSEVGRRLSESEGIEFLALDYRKGGGTQEMYRLSKELELYHQDYCGCIYGLFKQKKEKAMWDLISFGGRRPGSREERLFIKEVRLFAEKLGLSCKEWEFSFLNWKLLHSSLKVGEVAIPHYVVPFSRAIKGILKGKPEEVTEDVLYYKKGLKVVLLERLQDRPIEDINPISDPTFLVDKSYREMLLEKPISAQLEAELSWDTSSVLLVGSQGAEKVLGFPVDTLQDQRGVSLQEICNFIQEKEKEIREGSLAVALLGAESLGRSGSRFLEERLGIKVREAQWMPCF from the coding sequence ATGAAAATATTGGTGCATGTATGCTGTGCTCCTGATGCAGTCTATTTTCTAAAAAGGCTAAGAGAAGACTTTCCACAGGCGGAGATCTGTGCCTTCTTTTACGACCCAAACATACATCCATACGAGGAATACAGGCTGAGGCTTTTGGAGACCGAAAGAACGTGCCATCATCTGGGCATTACCCTTTATGAAGGAGAGTACGACCTGGAAAGTTGGATGAACGCGGTAAAGGGCTTAGAAGAGGAACCAGAGAGGGGAAAAAGGTGTGAGGTTTGTTTTGACTACCGACTACAAAGGTCTGTAAGGTTTGCCAAAGAGATCTCTGCTACACACTTTACCACAACCCTTTTGATGAGTCCGAAAAAGGACTTTAAGACCCTTTCGGAGGTGGGCAGGAGGCTCTCAGAATCTGAAGGCATAGAGTTTTTGGCGCTGGATTACAGAAAGGGTGGTGGTACGCAAGAGATGTATAGGCTTTCAAAGGAGCTTGAGCTTTACCACCAAGATTACTGCGGATGCATATACGGGCTTTTCAAACAGAAGAAGGAAAAGGCAATGTGGGACCTTATATCCTTTGGGGGAAGAAGACCGGGCAGTAGGGAGGAAAGGCTCTTTATAAAAGAGGTTCGGCTCTTTGCAGAAAAGCTCGGTCTATCCTGTAAGGAGTGGGAGTTCTCCTTTTTAAACTGGAAACTCTTGCATTCAAGCTTGAAGGTGGGAGAGGTAGCCATCCCTCACTATGTGGTGCCCTTTTCAAGGGCTATCAAGGGCATCTTAAAGGGCAAGCCGGAAGAAGTAACGGAGGATGTCCTCTACTACAAAAAGGGTCTAAAGGTGGTGCTTTTGGAAAGGCTTCAGGATAGACCCATTGAGGATATAAATCCTATTTCAGACCCTACCTTTTTGGTGGATAAAAGCTACAGGGAAATGCTCTTGGAAAAACCTATAAGTGCCCAATTGGAGGCGGAGCTAAGCTGGGACACCTCAAGCGTCCTGCTGGTGGGTTCTCAAGGGGCTGAGAAGGTCTTGGGCTTTCCTGTGGATACGCTACAAGACCAAAGGGGCGTCAGCCTGCAAGAAATCTGTAATTTCATACAAGAGAAAGAGAAGGAAATAAGGGAAGGGAGCTTGGCGGTAGCCTTGCTAGGTGCTGAGTCCTTGGGCAGGAGCGGTAGCAGGTTCTTAGAGGAACGCTTGGGAATAAAGGTAAGGGAAGCTCAATGGATGCCCTGCTTTTAG
- a CDS encoding leucyl aminopeptidase: MEVLSVDKTIENVQCPIAILLYEDDQSNLNFLKDLVQDVKLLMSAENFKGKEGSTAKLNLLKDGKVITLYLGSLGPKEKVHIDSFRRATALIVKRAKKDKVQSLFVYAGENLDEKTTQAITEGAILGDYRFDKYKTQKEEEETKLSTVEIYKGDERGIRIGQILANAQRFVRDLVNEPGNVINPITLAEIAQKLAQEHGLECKVYDEKQIQEMGMLALWSVGKGSATPPRFIHLTYKPEGEPKDRVVFVGKGLTFDSGGLNIKTGDYMRTMKMDKAGACTVLGIMKAVAQLKLPVEVHGIIGAAENMPSGTAYRPDDIIRAMNGKTIEIDNTDAEGRVTLADALSYASNLEPSWIIDLATLTGACMVALGEYTAGLFTNDPEFGEELIKVSKRTGERLWMLPMDDKKLREKIKKGDGDVLNSGGRYGGAITAAMFLEEFVKEGIKWVHLDIAGPAYFKEEFDYYSKGATGFGLRTCVEYLMEKYQ, translated from the coding sequence ATGGAAGTCCTTTCTGTTGATAAAACTATAGAGAATGTCCAATGTCCTATAGCAATCCTGCTCTACGAGGATGATCAATCCAACCTGAACTTTTTAAAGGATCTGGTGCAGGATGTCAAGCTTTTGATGTCTGCAGAGAACTTTAAGGGTAAAGAGGGCTCCACTGCAAAGCTTAACCTTTTGAAGGATGGAAAGGTTATAACTTTGTACTTGGGGAGCTTGGGTCCAAAGGAGAAGGTGCACATAGATAGCTTTAGAAGGGCGACAGCCCTCATAGTCAAAAGGGCAAAGAAGGACAAGGTCCAAAGCCTTTTTGTGTATGCGGGGGAAAATTTGGACGAAAAGACTACCCAAGCCATAACGGAGGGTGCCATCCTCGGAGACTATCGCTTTGACAAGTATAAAACCCAAAAGGAAGAGGAAGAAACGAAGCTTTCTACGGTAGAAATCTATAAAGGAGACGAGAGAGGAATAAGAATCGGGCAGATCCTGGCAAACGCCCAAAGGTTTGTAAGGGACCTCGTCAATGAGCCGGGCAATGTGATCAACCCTATAACCCTTGCGGAAATAGCCCAGAAGCTTGCGCAGGAGCACGGGCTTGAGTGTAAGGTCTATGATGAAAAGCAAATTCAGGAGATGGGCATGCTTGCCCTTTGGAGTGTAGGAAAGGGCTCCGCAACACCACCCAGGTTCATACACCTTACCTATAAGCCAGAGGGTGAGCCAAAGGATAGGGTGGTCTTTGTGGGCAAGGGTTTGACCTTTGACAGTGGAGGACTGAACATAAAGACGGGCGATTATATGAGGACTATGAAGATGGACAAGGCGGGCGCTTGCACTGTTTTGGGTATTATGAAGGCAGTTGCCCAGTTAAAGCTCCCAGTGGAGGTGCACGGGATCATAGGTGCAGCGGAGAACATGCCCAGCGGAACCGCATACAGACCTGATGACATCATAAGGGCAATGAACGGAAAGACCATTGAAATAGACAACACGGACGCGGAGGGTAGGGTTACCTTGGCGGACGCCCTTTCTTATGCGTCAAACTTAGAGCCCTCTTGGATCATAGATTTGGCCACTTTGACGGGTGCCTGTATGGTAGCCCTCGGAGAATACACTGCGGGGCTCTTTACCAACGACCCAGAATTTGGAGAGGAGCTTATAAAGGTCTCCAAAAGGACTGGGGAAAGGCTCTGGATGTTGCCCATGGATGACAAAAAGCTGAGGGAGAAGATCAAGAAGGGCGATGGGGATGTTCTAAATAGCGGTGGAAGGTATGGTGGTGCCATAACCGCCGCCATGTTTTTGGAGGAGTTTGTGAAGGAAGGCATAAAGTGGGTCCACTTGGACATAGCTGGACCTGCCTACTTCAAAGAGGAGTTTGACTATTACTCAAAGGGTGCCACGGGCTTTGGTCTTAGAACTTGCGTAGAGTATCTGATGGAGAAATATCAATGA
- a CDS encoding molybdopterin-guanine dinucleotide biosynthesis protein B: MDKKLKLVFFVGYHNSGKTTLIEQVAKRLTEMGYKVAYLKHDPKGHALTDKEGSDTHRLFQILPKVCIVSPGRITLYERTDEELEDLVQRYFSDFDFVLLEGWKSIKGYKRVSLSPELEGFPAYKKSLQEVLSYLFSEEEL; the protein is encoded by the coding sequence ATGGACAAAAAACTCAAGCTGGTATTCTTTGTGGGATATCATAACAGCGGAAAGACAACCCTTATAGAGCAGGTTGCCAAAAGGCTCACGGAGATGGGCTACAAGGTAGCCTATTTAAAGCATGACCCAAAGGGACACGCCCTAACAGACAAAGAAGGCAGTGATACCCACCGGCTCTTTCAAATTCTACCAAAGGTATGCATAGTATCTCCGGGAAGGATCACCCTCTATGAACGCACGGATGAAGAACTGGAGGATTTAGTTCAAAGATACTTTTCTGACTTTGACTTTGTCCTGTTGGAGGGTTGGAAATCTATAAAAGGCTACAAAAGGGTAAGCCTTAGCCCGGAGCTAGAGGGCTTTCCCGCTTACAAAAAGAGCCTTCAGGAGGTTCTCAGCTACCTTTTCTCTGAAGAAGAACTTTGA
- a CDS encoding SAM-dependent methyltransferase gives MPLKSFYQFMKEKSLEYYSQCRDIGQDFFTAPELDRAFGYAVGELASELLKDHPQSVILELGAGRGTLAYDILSFLKLYSPELFERLHYLIYDFSQGLKERQRRLLRDFEGKVFWVDEVPEFSGLVLSNEFFDCLPVRIAKGGKELYLEDGKEVWLPLEDLEVKDYMERLGMKEEDVAYEVCLDCVKFLGELARKLREGYILTVDYGYLEFPKAGTVVGYRGHRLVKDIYSSEPFDITASVNFRALMEYGKDFGLEVVFFKNQRDFLLSSKVFVEELSAVAEDQSPQALERLSRLKTMLISMGERFKVLLQRKGS, from the coding sequence TGAAGGAAAAGTCCTTGGAGTATTATAGCCAATGCAGAGACATAGGACAGGACTTTTTTACTGCACCAGAGTTAGACAGAGCCTTTGGCTATGCGGTGGGAGAGCTCGCCAGTGAGCTTTTGAAGGATCATCCACAGTCAGTCATTCTGGAGCTGGGTGCGGGAAGGGGGACACTTGCTTACGATATTCTGAGCTTTCTAAAGCTCTACAGTCCTGAGCTTTTTGAAAGACTGCACTATCTTATATACGACTTTAGCCAGGGTTTAAAAGAAAGGCAAAGGAGGCTTTTAAGGGATTTTGAGGGTAAAGTCTTTTGGGTGGATGAAGTGCCAGAGTTCTCTGGTTTGGTGCTTTCCAACGAATTCTTTGATTGCCTTCCGGTTAGGATCGCCAAAGGTGGGAAGGAGCTCTATTTGGAAGATGGAAAGGAAGTTTGGTTGCCTTTGGAAGATTTGGAGGTGAAGGACTATATGGAAAGGCTCGGGATGAAGGAGGAAGATGTTGCCTACGAGGTGTGTTTGGATTGTGTGAAGTTTTTGGGGGAACTCGCAAGGAAGCTCAGGGAGGGCTACATTTTAACCGTAGATTATGGTTATTTGGAATTCCCAAAGGCTGGCACAGTGGTGGGCTACAGGGGGCACAGACTCGTAAAGGATATATACTCCAGCGAGCCCTTTGACATAACCGCAAGCGTCAACTTCAGGGCACTGATGGAATACGGCAAGGACTTCGGGCTTGAGGTGGTGTTTTTTAAAAACCAAAGGGACTTTTTGCTCTCCTCAAAGGTGTTCGTTGAAGAACTCTCTGCGGTAGCAGAAGATCAGAGCCCGCAGGCTTTGGAGAGGCTATCAAGACTAAAAACCATGCTCATAAGCATGGGAGAGAGGTTCAAAGTTCTTCTTCAGAGAAAAGGTAGCTGA